From one Lycium ferocissimum isolate CSIRO_LF1 chromosome 5, AGI_CSIRO_Lferr_CH_V1, whole genome shotgun sequence genomic stretch:
- the LOC132057536 gene encoding uncharacterized protein LOC132057536, whose translation MLERLTVGFDIKRRPTKSGCNSAALRWSSMPHLSTSLQPDSLVSFLRNPKYTFVGVGIKNDVEILEKDHGLSMVNVVDLRGLAAFKYGKTDLRNAGFKELCKVVLWEEYEKPKHITMGNWDNEELDYDQVKYACVDAYVSTRLEKS comes from the coding sequence ATGCTCGAACGTCTAACTGTTGGCTTTGATATCAAGCGGCGACCAACAAAATCCGGTTGCAACTCTGCAGCTTTGCGTTGGTCGTCGATGCCTCATCTTTCAACTTCTTTACAGCCCGATTCCTTGGTTAGTTTTCTTCGAAATCCCAAATATACATTTGTTGGGGTTGGAATTAAGAATGACGTTGAGATATTGGAGAAGGATCACGGGTTAAGTATGGTCAATGTGGTTGATTTAAGAGGCTTGGCGGCTTTTAAGTATGGCAAGACGGACCTGAGGAATGCTGGTTTCAAGGAGCTGTGCAAAGTTGTTCTTTGGGAAGAGTATGAAAAGCCCAAACACATTACTATGGGAAATTGGGATAACGAGGAGCTAGACTATGATCAAGTTAAGTATGCTTGTGTTGATGCTTATGTTTCTACAAGATTGGAAAAGAGTTGA
- the LOC132055865 gene encoding uncharacterized protein LOC132055865, translating to MATNRWLRPEVYPLFAAVGVAIGICGLQLVRNMRINPEVRVNKEKRAAGILENFEEGEKYAEHAVRKFARSRSPEIFPNLNRFFSDPQEN from the exons ATGGCTACTAATCGCTGGCTTAGGCCCGAG GTATATCCACTTTTTGCTGCTGTTGGTGTTGCGATCGGAATCTGTGGACTTCAGTTGGTTCGTAATATGCGTATCAACCCTGAAGTCAG GGTAAACAAGGAGAAAAGAGCTGCTGGCATTCTGGAGAACTTTGAAGAGGGAGAAAAATATGCTGAACATGCCGTTAGAAAGTTTGCTCGTAGTAGGTCGCCAGAAATTTTCCCTAACCTCAATAGGTTCTTCAGTGACCCTCAAGAGAATTAA